Proteins encoded within one genomic window of Streptomyces profundus:
- a CDS encoding dihydrolipoyl dehydrogenase family protein, with product MADRPGTAEEFSADASDAPIGDAAEGDVFDVIVIGAGPPGENLAERTRAAGLRTAVVERDLVGGECSYWACMPSKALLRPSAALAAARAVPGAREAAGGELAVDAVLASRNAFASDWQDEGQVSWLESVDVELVRGQGRLAGPREVVVTAADGAERRLVARHAVALCTGSRPALPPLPGMDEARPWTSHEATSSQRVPERLAVVGGGVVGVEMASAWRSLGASVTLLVRGDALLPQWEPFAGELVAEGLASAGVEVRTGASVAALRRPKAEGPVVVELSGGNTVIADEVLFATGRRAHTEDLGLETVGLSPGDWLSADDSLRVEGVPGGWLYCAGDVNHRAMLTHQGKYQARIAASAIVARARGASVDDRPWGAQAATADRQAVPQVVFTHPEAASVGLTLASAEKAGLRVRAVDHDMGAVAGAALFADGYRGRARLVVDEDRQVVVGASFVGPAAGELLHAATIAVAGEVPLSRLWHAVPAYPTISEVWLRLLEAYRG from the coding sequence ATGGCAGATCGTCCTGGTACCGCCGAGGAGTTCAGCGCCGACGCGTCCGACGCCCCCATCGGGGACGCGGCGGAAGGCGACGTTTTCGACGTGATCGTGATCGGTGCCGGCCCGCCAGGGGAGAACCTCGCGGAGCGCACCCGGGCCGCCGGGCTCCGCACCGCCGTGGTGGAGCGCGATCTGGTGGGAGGCGAGTGCTCGTACTGGGCGTGCATGCCCAGCAAGGCCCTGTTGCGCCCGTCCGCCGCGCTGGCCGCTGCGCGCGCCGTCCCCGGTGCCCGGGAGGCGGCGGGCGGCGAGCTCGCGGTGGACGCGGTGCTCGCCAGCAGGAACGCGTTCGCCAGCGACTGGCAGGACGAGGGGCAGGTCTCCTGGCTGGAGTCCGTCGATGTGGAACTCGTGCGCGGTCAGGGCCGGTTGGCCGGGCCCAGGGAGGTGGTGGTGACGGCGGCCGACGGGGCTGAGCGGCGCCTGGTCGCCCGGCACGCGGTGGCGCTGTGCACCGGCTCGCGCCCCGCTCTCCCCCCGCTGCCCGGCATGGACGAGGCGCGCCCGTGGACCAGCCATGAGGCCACGTCGTCGCAGCGGGTGCCGGAGCGGCTGGCCGTGGTCGGGGGCGGGGTCGTGGGCGTGGAGATGGCTTCCGCCTGGCGGTCGTTGGGCGCCTCGGTGACGCTGTTGGTGCGGGGGGACGCCCTCCTGCCGCAGTGGGAGCCGTTCGCCGGCGAGTTGGTGGCGGAGGGCTTGGCCAGCGCGGGGGTCGAGGTGCGCACCGGCGCCTCCGTCGCGGCGCTGCGTCGGCCGAAGGCCGAAGGGCCGGTGGTGGTCGAGCTGTCCGGCGGGAACACGGTGATCGCCGACGAGGTGCTGTTCGCGACGGGGCGGCGGGCCCACACGGAGGATCTGGGCCTTGAGACCGTGGGGCTCTCCCCGGGCGACTGGCTCTCGGCGGACGACTCGCTCCGGGTCGAGGGGGTGCCGGGCGGCTGGCTCTACTGCGCCGGGGACGTCAACCACCGCGCGATGCTCACCCACCAGGGCAAGTACCAGGCGCGGATCGCGGCGAGCGCCATCGTGGCCCGGGCGCGCGGCGCCTCGGTCGACGACCGGCCCTGGGGCGCCCAGGCGGCGACGGCGGATCGTCAGGCGGTTCCCCAGGTGGTGTTCACACACCCGGAGGCGGCCTCCGTCGGGTTGACGCTGGCCTCGGCTGAGAAGGCGGGGCTGCGGGTGCGGGCGGTGGACCACGACATGGGCGCGGTCGCCGGCGCGGCGCTGTTCGCCGATGGCTACCGGGGCCGGGCACGGCTGGTGGTGGACGAGGATCGCCAGGTGGTGGTGGGGGCGAGCTTTGTCGGCCCGGCGGCGGGCGAGTTGCTGCACGCGGCGACGATCGCCGTGGCCGGGGAGGTGCCGCTGTCCCGGCTGTGGCACGCGGTCCCCGCCTACCCGACGATCAGCGAGGTGTGGCTGCGCCTGTTGGAGGCATATCGGGGATAG
- a CDS encoding cysteine hydrolase family protein, producing the protein MTRERITVPGRPEPYALTPARAAVLVVDMQNDFASPGGGIDVGGGDPSVVGAIVEPIAEVLAKARHAGIPVLHLQHGYRPDLADLGPEGSKNRLVHAAVGQPVPAPDGTEGRVLVHDTWNTRIVDRLTPVEGDHVLRKNRFSGFHDTALDATLRRLGVDDLIVTGCTTSVCVESTVRDAMFRDYRSLVLTDCVAEPQGRRHHDSTVALVENSFGWTARSEDLLGALTGR; encoded by the coding sequence GTGACACGGGAACGCATCACCGTCCCGGGACGGCCGGAGCCCTACGCCCTGACCCCGGCGCGCGCCGCGGTCCTGGTGGTGGACATGCAGAACGACTTCGCCTCGCCCGGCGGCGGCATCGACGTCGGCGGCGGCGATCCCTCGGTGGTCGGGGCGATCGTCGAGCCCATCGCCGAAGTGCTCGCCAAGGCGAGGCACGCCGGGATCCCGGTGCTCCACCTCCAGCACGGATACCGTCCCGACCTGGCCGATCTCGGCCCCGAAGGAAGCAAGAACCGCCTGGTCCACGCGGCGGTCGGCCAGCCCGTGCCGGCCCCCGACGGCACGGAGGGCAGGGTGTTGGTCCACGACACCTGGAACACCCGGATCGTGGACCGGCTGACGCCGGTCGAAGGCGATCACGTGCTGCGCAAGAACCGCTTCAGCGGGTTCCATGACACGGCCCTGGACGCCACCCTGCGGCGGCTCGGCGTCGACGATCTGATCGTCACCGGCTGCACCACCAGCGTCTGCGTCGAGTCGACGGTCAGGGACGCCATGTTCCGCGACTACCGATCGCTCGTGCTCACCGACTGCGTCGCCGAGCCGCAGGGGCGCCGTCACCACGACTCCACGGTGGCGCTGGTGGAGAACAGCTTCGGCTGGACGGCCAGGTCCGAGGATCTGCTGGGCGCGTTGACGGGCCGCTGA
- a CDS encoding TetR/AcrR family transcriptional regulator produces the protein MTRSIPEPQNARSRRTRLAILAATRALLEEQGLPALTMAAVAERVGVSRRGLYLHFGSRGELVTALFDYLAGEEGLDASLRQVWAAEDSVAALTEWARHLARYHPRVLAVDQAVQQVRRQDADADRHHRRASGAQLANCRRLTEWLARERRLAEPWTVETGADLLWSLVSSEVIAGLLNERNWSQEELGDRLATLYRRTLTA, from the coding sequence GTGACCCGATCGATCCCCGAACCCCAGAACGCGCGGAGCCGCCGGACCCGGCTGGCGATCCTGGCGGCCACCCGCGCCCTGCTGGAGGAGCAGGGGCTGCCGGCCCTGACCATGGCCGCGGTCGCCGAGCGGGTCGGCGTCTCCCGACGCGGGCTCTATCTGCACTTCGGCTCACGCGGTGAGTTGGTCACCGCGCTCTTCGACTACCTGGCCGGCGAGGAGGGGCTCGACGCCTCGTTGCGGCAGGTCTGGGCCGCCGAGGACTCCGTCGCCGCGCTGACCGAGTGGGCCCGCCATCTGGCGCGCTACCACCCCCGGGTGCTCGCCGTCGACCAGGCGGTACAGCAGGTGCGCCGGCAGGACGCGGACGCCGACCGACACCACAGGCGCGCCAGCGGCGCCCAACTCGCGAACTGCCGCCGACTCACCGAATGGCTCGCCAGGGAGCGGAGGCTGGCCGAGCCATGGACGGTGGAGACCGGCGCCGACCTGCTCTGGTCCCTGGTCTCCAGCGAGGTGATCGCGGGACTGCTCAATGAACGCAACTGGTCACAGGAGGAGTTGGGTGATCGGCTCGCGACCCTTTACCGGCGGACCCTGACCGCGTGA